One part of the Caproiciproducens sp. CPB-2 genome encodes these proteins:
- a CDS encoding ABC transporter ATP-binding protein — MITISNIYKIYNKGENEVRALNGVSLSIDEGEFVAIVGQSGSGKSTLMNILGCLDTPTMGEYYLDGENVAGLSEKRLTQIRNCELGFVFQGFNLIGGLDALENVELPLLYRGIPKSGRRALAQEALSKVGLTNREHHRPDQMSGGQQQRVAIARAIAAKPPIILADEPTGNLDSKSGAAVMRILNSLNEEGKTVVLITHDEKIAASAGRVVQIQDGRIVSQ, encoded by the coding sequence TTGATTACAATCAGTAATATTTATAAGATATACAACAAAGGGGAGAACGAAGTGCGCGCGCTGAACGGCGTTTCCCTGTCCATCGACGAGGGTGAATTCGTCGCCATCGTCGGCCAGTCCGGCTCGGGAAAGTCGACCCTGATGAATATTCTGGGCTGTCTGGACACGCCGACCATGGGCGAGTATTATCTGGACGGGGAAAACGTGGCGGGTCTGAGCGAAAAGCGGCTGACGCAGATCCGCAACTGCGAGCTCGGGTTTGTCTTTCAGGGGTTCAATCTGATCGGCGGGCTGGACGCGCTTGAAAACGTGGAGCTCCCCCTGCTTTACCGCGGGATTCCAAAATCCGGGCGCCGCGCCCTTGCGCAGGAGGCCCTTTCGAAGGTCGGGCTGACGAACCGCGAGCACCACAGGCCCGACCAGATGAGCGGCGGGCAGCAGCAAAGGGTGGCCATTGCGCGCGCGATCGCGGCAAAGCCACCCATTATTCTGGCCGATGAACCGACCGGAAACCTGGACTCAAAGTCCGGCGCGGCGGTCATGCGGATATTGAATTCTTTAAATGAAGAAGGGAAAACGGTTGTTTTGATTACGCACGACGAAAAAATTGCCGCTTCTGCGGGCCGCGTGGTACAAATACAGGACGGCCGGATCGTCAGTCAGTAA
- the spoVAC gene encoding stage V sporulation protein AC: MTISKGEYKKMADKASPGTTYVKNTILAFVVGGGICTLGQALVNLYRNYGLELKDARAWVSISLIALSALLTALKIYDNIAKHAGAGTLVPITGFANSIVAPAMEFKSEGYVIGMGGKMFVIAGPVLVYGIAASILYGLIVWFFHLY; the protein is encoded by the coding sequence ATGACAATATCAAAAGGGGAATACAAAAAGATGGCGGATAAAGCTTCGCCCGGTACGACATACGTGAAAAATACCATTCTCGCGTTTGTGGTCGGCGGCGGTATCTGCACACTCGGACAGGCGCTGGTTAACCTGTATAGGAACTACGGGCTGGAGCTCAAGGACGCGCGCGCGTGGGTTTCCATCAGCTTAATCGCGCTCAGCGCACTGCTGACCGCGCTGAAAATCTACGACAATATCGCAAAGCACGCCGGGGCCGGTACGCTGGTGCCGATTACGGGGTTCGCCAACTCGATCGTCGCCCCCGCCATGGAGTTTAAAAGCGAGGGCTATGTCATTGGAATGGGCGGAAAAATGTTCGTCATCGCGGGTCCGGTGCTGGTTTACGGAATCGCGGCCTCGATCTTATACGGCCTGATTGTATGGTTTTTCCATTTATACTAA
- a CDS encoding DegV family protein: MQRKVKIVADSTCDLNAQMLERYRIEVIPLNVNLGDKSYLDGVTIHTPDLFEYYKKTGQLPTTSAPTPAYYEEFYRRWTDEGWEVVHFSISAELTVTPNIAKMAAEKFDGVYPVDSRNVSSGMGILAVKAAELRDQGYSAAEIAQRIGAMTGKVRTTCVISTLLYMYKGGRCTGVQALGANLLNLKPCIDVKDGKMGVAKKYRGSLKSAVCKLAEDRLKGAENIDLSRLIIAHYDVDNETIEAVRQKIMEYQNFEEIVVGDCGCSVSVHCGPGTFAIVYMEK; encoded by the coding sequence ATGCAGCGAAAGGTAAAAATTGTAGCCGACAGCACCTGCGACCTGAACGCACAGATGCTGGAGCGCTACCGGATTGAAGTCATTCCGCTCAACGTGAATCTGGGCGACAAGTCCTATCTGGACGGGGTAACCATCCATACGCCGGACCTGTTCGAATATTATAAAAAGACCGGACAGCTTCCCACCACCTCCGCGCCGACTCCCGCGTATTACGAGGAGTTCTACCGCAGGTGGACGGATGAAGGCTGGGAGGTCGTGCATTTCAGTATCAGCGCGGAGCTGACCGTGACGCCGAATATCGCGAAGATGGCCGCCGAAAAGTTTGACGGCGTTTATCCCGTGGACTCCCGCAACGTGTCCAGCGGCATGGGCATCCTTGCCGTGAAGGCGGCCGAACTGCGCGATCAGGGATATTCCGCGGCGGAGATCGCACAGCGGATCGGGGCGATGACCGGGAAGGTCCGCACCACCTGCGTGATCAGCACGCTGCTTTATATGTATAAGGGCGGGCGCTGCACCGGGGTGCAGGCGCTGGGCGCGAACCTGCTGAACCTGAAGCCCTGCATCGACGTGAAGGACGGCAAGATGGGCGTCGCCAAAAAGTACCGCGGAAGCCTGAAATCGGCAGTCTGCAAGCTGGCGGAGGACAGGCTGAAGGGCGCGGAAAACATCGATCTTTCCCGTCTGATCATCGCCCACTACGACGTGGACAATGAAACCATTGAAGCGGTCAGACAGAAGATCATGGAATACCAGAATTTTGAGGAAATCGTGGTCGGGGACTGCGGCTGTTCCGTTTCGGTTCACTGCGGGCCGGGGACCTTCGCCATTGTTTATATGGAAAAGTAA
- a CDS encoding IS3 family transposase, producing MSFIRHPAAYGAVSTLSAERVFPVWKLCGFLHITRSAYYRWLKHPKSSRELENELIAGEVEKIHSLHTDMGYRRIRDELDRHHGIHVNDKRVLRIDRALHIQSSVKYRRHGCTKSAASPEYIAKNYLNRKFYADAPNRKWLTDVTEFKYFIGPEIRKVYLSAILDLYDRRIVAYAVGDHNDNRLVFNTLDAAVAANPDAHPLFHSDRGYQYTSRSFHSKLHAAKMKQSMSRVAHCIDNGPMEGFWGILKREMYYGRKFTDRKQITQAISEYIYFYNYRRLQRRLSVMTPMEFHAQYAKAA from the coding sequence TTGAGCTTCATCAGGCATCCGGCGGCTTACGGCGCGGTAAGCACGCTGTCTGCGGAACGGGTATTCCCTGTTTGGAAACTCTGCGGCTTTCTGCACATCACGCGCTCGGCGTATTACAGATGGCTGAAGCACCCGAAAAGCAGCCGCGAGTTGGAAAACGAACTCATCGCAGGCGAGGTCGAGAAAATCCATAGCCTGCATACGGATATGGGATACCGCAGAATACGGGATGAGTTGGACAGGCATCATGGCATTCATGTCAACGACAAGCGAGTACTCCGCATCGACCGTGCACTTCATATTCAGTCCAGCGTCAAATACCGTCGGCACGGGTGCACAAAAAGTGCGGCATCGCCGGAATACATTGCCAAAAACTATTTGAACCGCAAATTTTATGCGGACGCTCCGAACCGAAAATGGTTGACCGATGTAACGGAATTCAAGTATTTCATCGGCCCGGAAATCCGCAAGGTTTATCTGAGCGCTATTCTGGACTTGTACGACCGGCGCATCGTTGCCTATGCCGTAGGCGATCATAATGACAACAGGTTGGTATTCAATACGCTGGATGCTGCCGTGGCCGCTAATCCGGACGCACACCCGCTATTTCACAGTGACCGGGGGTACCAGTATACCAGCCGTTCTTTTCACTCGAAATTGCATGCCGCCAAGATGAAGCAAAGCATGTCCAGAGTGGCGCACTGTATTGACAATGGGCCGATGGAAGGCTTTTGGGGTATCCTCAAACGGGAAATGTACTATGGACGCAAATTCACCGACCGGAAACAGATCACGCAAGCCATTTCAGAGTATATTTACTTTTACAACTACCGGCGACTGCAGCGCCGATTGTCTGTTATGACACCCATGGAGTTCCATGCACAGTACGCAAAAGCTGCGTAA
- a CDS encoding ComEC/Rec2 family competence protein yields the protein MAHRKNQRTPFWVSLLIFAAISAAMAFGSRGGTGMVAGPAPQSSSGGAQPSGAEQDATSVYFLDVGQGDSELIRLKTGENILIDTGTPETAQELADYLTDLGVSKIDCLIATHPHADHIGGMEQIVDRFSIGKVYMPRIPDSQIPTTATYEKLLTAIDRKGLKITAAKAGTVIFDTGEEKLEILAPNSEKYGDLNSYSIVTMLTSGEKRFLFTGDAESDSEKEMVEKGYDLRCDVLKCGHHGSSTSTSAAFLKAADPSAAVISCGLNNDYGHPHKEVVDRLKKAGVTIYRTDRQKTILAQCDGKTIRFTTGLKSVAAE from the coding sequence TTGGCACACAGAAAAAATCAGAGAACACCTTTCTGGGTCTCTCTGTTGATTTTTGCCGCAATTTCGGCGGCTATGGCGTTCGGGTCCCGCGGCGGGACGGGGATGGTCGCCGGTCCGGCGCCGCAGAGCTCCTCGGGTGGTGCACAGCCGTCCGGGGCGGAGCAGGACGCCACAAGCGTCTACTTTCTTGACGTAGGGCAGGGGGACAGCGAGCTGATCCGCCTGAAAACAGGCGAAAATATCCTGATCGACACGGGCACCCCGGAAACGGCGCAGGAGCTTGCCGATTACCTGACAGATCTGGGGGTTTCAAAAATCGACTGCCTGATTGCGACGCACCCCCACGCCGACCACATCGGCGGGATGGAGCAGATCGTCGACCGCTTTTCCATCGGGAAGGTCTATATGCCCAGAATCCCCGACAGCCAGATTCCCACCACGGCAACCTATGAAAAGCTGCTGACCGCCATCGACCGGAAGGGGCTGAAAATCACCGCCGCGAAAGCGGGCACGGTGATTTTTGACACCGGGGAGGAAAAACTGGAAATACTGGCTCCGAATTCCGAAAAATACGGCGATCTGAACAGCTATTCCATCGTGACGATGCTTACAAGCGGCGAAAAGCGCTTTCTGTTTACCGGGGACGCGGAATCGGACAGCGAAAAGGAGATGGTGGAAAAGGGGTACGACCTGCGGTGCGACGTTCTGAAATGCGGGCATCACGGAAGTTCCACCTCCACCAGCGCCGCCTTCTTAAAGGCGGCGGACCCGAGCGCGGCGGTGATCTCCTGCGGCCTGAACAACGATTACGGCCACCCGCATAAGGAAGTGGTGGACCGGCTGAAGAAAGCCGGAGTAACTATTTACCGCACCGACCGGCAGAAAACCATTCTGGCGCAATGTGACGGGAAGACGATCCGGTTTACCACGGGGCTGAAATCGGTCGCCGCCGAATAA
- a CDS encoding DegV family protein, protein MGVIISTDSACDLFPDLYKQYRVEIVPLYITVEGRTRRDVFEIGPDDLFVDYEKTHRLPKTSAPPPADFFELFKKQVENGNDVVHIAMNSKFSSSYQNAVIAAQEFDNVYVVDTFTLSSAQGLLVLRAADMRDAGMSAKEIFDRIETDKTKMRTNVLLDTLEFAYRGGRATMLQMFGANLLKLRPCLLLDTHGVLSVRRKFRGNFAQVCKEYIRFVLEQPNMDDERAFVSTTGMDRSLFDSVVRMVKESGKFRQVLTSRAGCSMTVHTGPNTLVLFYKEK, encoded by the coding sequence ATGGGCGTAATTATCAGCACCGACAGTGCCTGCGACTTGTTTCCCGATTTATATAAGCAGTATCGGGTAGAGATTGTCCCGCTTTATATTACGGTGGAAGGCCGCACCCGCCGGGATGTTTTTGAAATCGGGCCGGACGACCTTTTTGTGGATTACGAGAAAACGCACCGGCTGCCGAAAACGTCGGCTCCTCCGCCCGCCGATTTTTTTGAACTGTTCAAAAAGCAGGTGGAGAACGGAAACGATGTGGTCCATATCGCGATGAATTCCAAATTTTCCTCGTCCTATCAGAACGCCGTGATCGCCGCGCAGGAATTCGACAACGTTTATGTGGTGGACACCTTTACGCTGAGCTCCGCTCAGGGCCTTTTGGTGCTCCGGGCCGCCGACATGCGCGACGCGGGGATGTCGGCGAAAGAGATTTTTGACAGGATCGAAACAGACAAAACCAAAATGCGAACCAACGTGCTTCTGGATACGCTGGAATTTGCCTACCGGGGCGGACGGGCCACCATGCTGCAGATGTTCGGGGCAAACCTGCTGAAGCTGCGCCCATGCCTTCTGCTGGACACCCACGGCGTGCTTTCCGTGCGGCGGAAATTCCGCGGAAATTTCGCGCAGGTCTGCAAGGAATATATCCGTTTTGTACTGGAGCAGCCGAATATGGACGACGAGCGCGCGTTTGTTTCCACCACGGGGATGGACCGGTCGCTTTTTGACAGCGTTGTCAGGATGGTGAAGGAAAGCGGGAAGTTCCGGCAGGTCCTCACCTCGCGCGCGGGATGCAGCATGACGGTCCACACGGGCCCCAACACGCTTGTTTTGTTTTACAAGGAAAAATAG
- the spoVAD gene encoding stage V sporulation protein AD, producing the protein MPTRIGKYTVELTSKPVILGSASVVGKKEGEGPLGQYYDQCHNDTTLGESSWEKAESRLQNEAVVLAVEKANLKNSDIDCILAGDLLNQCISSTFGLRSLNIPFLGQFGACSTMAQTLAIASLFTESGAARRAVAVTSSHFCSAERQFRFPLEYGGQRTPTAQWTATAAGAIVMGSPQQKQEGQVVVDSVTFGRITDFGIKDAANMGAAMAPAAAQTLIDYLSDTGASPKDFDLILTGDLGSIGSDLMEKLLMKDGIDISAVHNDCGLMIYDIEKQDVHAGGSGCGCSGAVLCSYIMQQMLAGKLHKVLFLGTGALMSPTSSQQGESIPGVAHLVLLKA; encoded by the coding sequence ATGCCTACCCGAATCGGCAAATATACGGTTGAACTGACCAGTAAGCCCGTGATTCTCGGTTCCGCCTCGGTTGTCGGCAAAAAAGAGGGCGAAGGGCCGCTCGGACAGTATTACGACCAGTGCCACAACGACACGACGCTGGGGGAGTCAAGCTGGGAAAAAGCGGAAAGCCGCCTGCAGAATGAGGCGGTCGTTCTTGCGGTGGAAAAGGCAAACCTGAAAAATTCGGATATCGACTGCATTCTGGCGGGGGACCTGCTGAATCAGTGCATTTCCTCCACCTTCGGCCTGCGCAGCCTGAACATCCCGTTTCTCGGGCAGTTCGGCGCCTGTTCCACCATGGCGCAGACGCTGGCGATCGCTTCTTTATTCACGGAATCCGGCGCGGCGCGGCGGGCGGTCGCGGTGACCTCGTCCCATTTCTGTTCCGCGGAGCGCCAGTTCCGGTTCCCGCTGGAATATGGCGGGCAGCGGACGCCCACGGCCCAGTGGACGGCTACGGCGGCCGGGGCGATTGTGATGGGTTCCCCGCAGCAGAAACAGGAGGGCCAGGTTGTCGTGGACTCCGTCACCTTTGGACGGATCACCGACTTCGGCATCAAGGACGCGGCAAACATGGGGGCCGCCATGGCCCCGGCCGCGGCGCAGACGCTGATCGATTATTTATCGGACACCGGCGCTTCGCCGAAGGATTTTGACCTGATCCTGACGGGGGACCTCGGAAGCATCGGCAGCGACCTGATGGAAAAGCTGCTGATGAAGGACGGAATCGATATCAGCGCCGTACACAATGACTGCGGGCTGATGATCTACGACATTGAAAAGCAGGACGTCCACGCGGGCGGTTCCGGCTGCGGATGCTCCGGCGCGGTGCTGTGCTCCTATATCATGCAGCAGATGCTGGCCGGAAAGCTGCACAAGGTGCTGTTTCTGGGGACGGGCGCGCTGATGTCGCCCACCTCGTCGCAGCAGGGGGAAAGCATCCCGGGCGTGGCGCATCTGGTCCTTTTGAAAGCGTGA
- a CDS encoding phosphomannomutase/phosphoglucomutase — translation MLTKYWKQFKSGTDIRGVASEGVPGQEISLTDENIEKMAAGFVLWLEAFTQKDASALTVAVGHDSRISADRIQAAVTRSLTGAGVRVLDCGLASTPSMFMTTVDLGCDGSIQITASHHPFNRNGLKFFTRSGGLDAPDIEQILLHAQEGGRPLPGSGTVEKVDYMARYCANLREKIKSGVNAADYEHPLAGFKIVVDAGNGAGGFYAWDVLAPLGADTDGSQFLEPDGTFPNHIPNPENEAAMQSVCAATVAAKADMGVIFDTDVDRGGAVDAKGDEINRNRLVAIASAIALEGNPGGTIVTDSITSSGLKTYIEKTLGGKHHRFKRGYKNVINEAIRLNETGVNCPLAIETSGHAALRENYFLDDGAYLVTKIIIKMARLRAQGKTLESLLLPLAEPAEAAELRFPILEENFRECGNRIISDLEAYAKQQTGWQIAPDNREGIRISFGKENGNGWFLLRLSVHDPLMPLNVESDTPGGNRLIAEQLYGFLRTCSGLDISPLKKFIG, via the coding sequence ATGCTTACAAAGTATTGGAAACAATTTAAGAGCGGCACCGATATCCGCGGAGTGGCCAGCGAAGGAGTACCGGGGCAGGAAATCAGCCTTACCGATGAAAATATTGAAAAAATGGCGGCGGGCTTCGTCCTGTGGCTTGAAGCCTTTACCCAAAAGGACGCTTCCGCGCTGACCGTCGCCGTGGGGCACGATTCCCGCATTTCCGCCGATCGGATTCAGGCGGCGGTGACCCGCTCGCTTACCGGCGCGGGCGTGCGGGTGCTGGACTGCGGGCTGGCCTCCACCCCCTCCATGTTTATGACCACAGTCGACCTCGGCTGCGACGGCTCCATACAGATCACGGCGAGCCATCATCCCTTCAACCGCAACGGGCTGAAATTTTTCACCAGAAGCGGCGGCCTGGACGCACCGGATATCGAGCAGATTCTGCTGCACGCGCAGGAGGGAGGAAGGCCCCTGCCCGGCTCCGGAACAGTGGAAAAAGTCGATTATATGGCGCGGTACTGCGCGAACCTGAGAGAAAAAATCAAATCCGGCGTGAACGCCGCGGACTACGAGCATCCGCTCGCGGGATTTAAAATCGTGGTGGACGCGGGCAACGGCGCGGGCGGCTTCTACGCATGGGACGTGCTGGCCCCGCTCGGCGCGGATACTGACGGCAGCCAGTTTCTGGAGCCGGACGGCACCTTCCCGAACCATATCCCAAACCCGGAAAACGAGGCCGCCATGCAGTCCGTGTGCGCGGCGACCGTTGCCGCGAAAGCGGACATGGGTGTCATTTTCGACACCGACGTGGACCGCGGCGGCGCGGTGGACGCAAAGGGGGATGAAATCAACCGCAACCGGCTGGTGGCCATCGCCTCCGCGATTGCGCTCGAGGGCAACCCGGGCGGCACCATCGTAACGGATTCCATCACTTCCAGCGGACTGAAAACCTATATTGAAAAAACGCTGGGCGGGAAGCACCACCGTTTCAAAAGAGGATATAAAAACGTCATCAACGAGGCGATCCGTCTGAACGAAACGGGCGTCAACTGCCCGCTGGCCATTGAGACCTCCGGCCACGCCGCCCTGCGCGAAAATTATTTTCTGGACGACGGCGCGTATCTTGTGACAAAGATCATTATCAAAATGGCCCGGCTGCGCGCACAGGGAAAGACGCTGGAAAGCCTGCTCCTGCCGCTGGCGGAACCGGCGGAGGCCGCCGAGCTGCGCTTCCCGATTCTGGAGGAAAATTTCCGGGAATGCGGCAACCGGATCATTTCCGATCTGGAGGCTTACGCCAAACAGCAAACGGGCTGGCAGATCGCGCCCGACAACCGCGAGGGCATCCGCATTTCCTTCGGCAAAGAGAACGGAAACGGCTGGTTCCTGCTTCGCCTGAGCGTGCACGACCCCCTGATGCCGCTGAACGTGGAAAGCGACACCCCGGGCGGGAACAGGCTGATCGCGGAACAGCTCTACGGCTTCCTGCGCACCTGTTCCGGTCTGGATATCTCCCCTCTGAAAAAATTCATCGGTTAA
- a CDS encoding GNAT family N-acetyltransferase → MAFAPGSAIVLGDKTDLPMIYEDMKQQFPPCELYPYPRFLQLLNGDRYKILLFRRLSDNELIGYALVYAMEDSNILWLDYLAVLKKYHACGYGSALFRALWQKYCGPFDGILFSVEYVSETDTELAERQKRRIRFYEKLGARRLHAKFLQPCEDGGFPMHLYFKPRCGYITISRSVQMQAVSQMYDYCFFYLKHIRELLPKFRDTIVDEKFTD, encoded by the coding sequence ATGGCTTTCGCACCCGGGTCCGCCATCGTATTGGGTGACAAAACGGACCTGCCCATGATTTACGAGGACATGAAGCAGCAGTTCCCGCCCTGCGAGCTGTATCCGTATCCAAGGTTTTTGCAGCTTCTGAACGGCGACCGGTATAAAATCCTGCTGTTCCGGCGGCTTTCCGACAACGAGCTGATCGGCTACGCTTTGGTGTATGCGATGGAGGACAGCAATATTCTCTGGCTGGATTACCTGGCCGTCCTGAAAAAATACCATGCCTGCGGATACGGCAGCGCGCTGTTTCGCGCACTCTGGCAGAAATACTGCGGCCCGTTCGACGGCATCCTGTTTTCCGTGGAGTATGTCTCCGAAACCGACACGGAGCTTGCCGAGCGGCAGAAGCGGCGCATCCGGTTCTACGAAAAGCTGGGCGCGCGCCGCCTCCACGCGAAATTTCTTCAGCCCTGCGAGGACGGGGGCTTTCCGATGCACCTGTATTTCAAACCGCGCTGCGGATATATTACCATCAGCCGCTCCGTGCAGATGCAGGCGGTCAGCCAGATGTACGACTACTGCTTCTTTTACCTGAAGCATATCCGGGAGCTGCTTCCCAAATTCAGGGACACCATTGTCGATGAAAAATTTACTGACTGA